In Halopelagius longus, the following proteins share a genomic window:
- a CDS encoding DUF7331 family protein, which produces MADHADSERTNRSQAAAARSGETNGLGGVESYEVDGGVVFYDPQNPLAWVETSETYELKDCL; this is translated from the coding sequence ATGGCCGACCACGCAGATTCCGAGCGGACGAATCGGTCGCAGGCCGCCGCGGCGCGGTCCGGCGAGACGAACGGACTCGGCGGCGTCGAGTCCTACGAGGTGGACGGCGGGGTGGTCTTCTACGATCCCCAGAATCCGCTCGCGTGGGTCGAAACGTCGGAGACGTACGAACTGAAAGACTGTCTGTGA
- a CDS encoding DUF7346 family protein, translated as MQTVRDDAGKRYLLVKRSGESSRVRDPETGTEQYRSNDELTFEGVSPLVTAAGAVPDSVRRVLSATHDDRSLGLLVEVTDRGPLSVVELLDAYDLCESDLHGLLGELRAADLLTETRVHGERGYDATETARDAVSRLRSTADGPGTTGDDGGRRRFDGETTEAKTTEAEREEE; from the coding sequence ATGCAGACGGTTCGTGACGACGCCGGGAAGCGCTACCTCCTCGTGAAACGGTCCGGCGAGTCCAGCCGCGTTCGGGATCCCGAGACCGGCACGGAGCAGTACCGCTCGAACGACGAACTCACGTTCGAGGGGGTGTCTCCGCTGGTCACCGCCGCCGGCGCGGTTCCCGACTCCGTCCGGCGCGTCCTGAGTGCGACGCACGACGACCGCTCGCTCGGACTCCTCGTGGAAGTCACAGACCGCGGTCCGCTCTCGGTCGTTGAACTCCTCGACGCCTACGACCTCTGTGAGTCCGACCTCCACGGCCTCCTCGGAGAACTCCGCGCCGCCGACCTCCTGACGGAAACGCGCGTCCACGGCGAACGGGGGTACGACGCGACGGAGACGGCGCGGGACGCCGTGTCCCGCCTCCGTTCGACGGCGGACGGTCCGGGAACGACCGGCGACGACGGCGGGCGGCGCAGGTTCGACGGGGAGACGACCGAGGCCAAGACGACCGAAGCCGAGAGAGAAGAGGAGTGA
- the rad50 gene encoding DNA double-strand break repair ATPase Rad50 has translation MRFDRIKLRNFKPYDDTDLQLADGVTVIHGLNGSGKSSLLEACFFALYGAHALDENLGDVMTTGEDETEIELWFTHDGEEYHVERRLRRSGDRVQTATCTLDGPGVEADGARDVRSFVTSLLRMDAEAFVNCAYVRQGEVNKLINATPAQRQDMIDDLLQLGKLEEYRERAGQARLGIEDVLGEKRGALSKLDSQIEAKEEAGLHDRLNELETELSEVESEIERFEENRERARETYEENDRILSEYEERREKLDSLESDIEDLRESIAADERTREDLREDVRDATERIETLESKIEERREAAGLDAADGEAVETRRDELRAREDEVREELTETRKRETMLSNQAEKLAERAEEFDSRAAEKRSRAEELDAEAEEAGAELEDRESNLDELESELDDLSTRFDDAPVSVGEAADHRESVREELDAVRDDVADAKAELESVRERLADAEELLDAGKCPECGQPVEDSPHVDSVEEYEDRIEELEAELETLRERRESLRDRVEAAERLVETENRIEELRRNRELFEERIADAREKVESKREEAESKRERAEELDAEAEEKREAAETQAEAAAEVGETVSELESELDEIDAERERLDAVEDLRERRSDAEERVERLRERREDIADRNDERREFLAEKRERRRELAEKVDEEKVAEAEQKRDDAEEYLEKVEVKLEELRETRDGLQNDIGGVKGELKQLEELREDRAELAERVDALESLHEETEELEAMYGDLRAELRRRNVESLERMLNETFDLVYGNDAYSRIRLDGEYELTVFQKDGTALDPEQLSGGERALFNLSLRCAIYRLLAEGIEGAAPMPPLILDEPTVFLDSGHVSRLVDLVGEMRGLGVRQIIIVSHDDELVGAADELVTVEKNPTTNRSSVRHEDAADLAAAASLADD, from the coding sequence ATGCGCTTCGACCGAATCAAACTGCGGAACTTCAAGCCGTACGACGACACCGACCTGCAGTTGGCCGACGGCGTCACGGTCATCCACGGGTTGAACGGGAGCGGGAAGTCCTCGCTCTTGGAGGCGTGTTTCTTCGCCCTCTACGGCGCGCACGCCCTCGACGAGAATCTCGGCGACGTCATGACGACAGGCGAGGACGAGACGGAGATCGAACTGTGGTTCACCCACGACGGCGAGGAGTACCACGTCGAACGCCGTCTGCGCCGGTCCGGCGACCGGGTGCAGACCGCGACGTGCACGCTCGACGGCCCCGGCGTCGAGGCGGACGGCGCGCGCGACGTACGTTCGTTCGTCACCTCCTTGCTTCGGATGGACGCGGAGGCGTTCGTCAACTGCGCGTACGTCCGGCAGGGCGAGGTGAACAAGCTCATCAACGCGACGCCGGCCCAACGGCAGGATATGATAGACGACCTCCTCCAACTCGGGAAGCTGGAGGAGTACCGCGAACGCGCCGGGCAGGCGCGCCTCGGCATCGAGGACGTCCTCGGCGAGAAGCGCGGCGCGCTCTCGAAGCTGGACTCCCAGATCGAGGCCAAAGAGGAGGCCGGACTCCACGACCGACTGAACGAGTTGGAGACGGAGCTGTCGGAAGTCGAATCCGAAATCGAGCGTTTCGAGGAGAACCGCGAACGCGCCCGCGAGACGTACGAGGAGAACGACCGCATCCTCTCGGAGTACGAGGAACGGCGCGAGAAGCTCGATTCGCTCGAATCCGACATCGAGGACCTCCGGGAGTCCATCGCGGCCGACGAACGGACCCGAGAGGACCTGCGCGAGGACGTGCGAGACGCCACCGAGCGCATCGAGACGCTGGAGTCGAAGATAGAGGAGCGACGCGAGGCCGCCGGACTGGACGCCGCCGACGGGGAGGCGGTCGAGACCCGCCGCGACGAATTGCGCGCGCGCGAAGACGAGGTACGCGAGGAGTTGACCGAGACGCGGAAGCGGGAGACGATGCTCTCGAATCAGGCAGAGAAGCTGGCGGAACGAGCCGAGGAGTTCGACTCGCGCGCCGCGGAGAAACGGAGTCGGGCCGAGGAACTCGACGCCGAGGCCGAGGAGGCCGGCGCCGAACTCGAAGACCGGGAGTCGAACCTCGACGAACTGGAGTCGGAACTCGACGACCTCTCGACCCGGTTCGACGACGCCCCCGTCTCGGTCGGCGAGGCGGCGGACCACAGGGAGTCGGTTCGGGAGGAGCTCGACGCCGTGCGCGACGACGTGGCGGACGCGAAGGCCGAACTGGAGTCGGTCCGCGAACGACTCGCCGACGCCGAGGAACTGCTGGACGCCGGGAAGTGCCCCGAGTGCGGCCAACCCGTCGAGGACTCCCCGCACGTGGACTCCGTCGAGGAGTACGAGGATCGAATCGAGGAGTTAGAGGCGGAACTGGAAACCCTCCGCGAACGCAGGGAGTCGCTCCGGGACCGGGTCGAGGCGGCCGAACGCCTCGTGGAGACGGAGAACCGCATCGAGGAGCTCCGCCGCAACCGGGAGCTGTTCGAGGAGCGCATCGCCGACGCGCGCGAGAAAGTGGAGTCGAAGCGCGAAGAGGCCGAGTCGAAGCGCGAACGCGCCGAGGAACTCGACGCCGAGGCCGAGGAGAAACGCGAGGCGGCGGAGACGCAGGCGGAGGCCGCCGCCGAGGTCGGAGAGACGGTGTCGGAGCTGGAATCGGAGTTGGACGAAATCGACGCCGAACGGGAGCGACTCGACGCGGTGGAGGACCTCCGGGAGCGGCGGTCCGACGCCGAGGAACGGGTCGAACGCCTCCGCGAACGCCGCGAGGACATCGCCGACCGGAACGACGAACGCCGGGAGTTCCTCGCCGAGAAGCGAGAGCGCCGGCGCGAACTCGCGGAGAAGGTCGACGAGGAGAAGGTCGCGGAGGCGGAGCAGAAACGGGACGACGCCGAGGAGTATCTGGAGAAAGTCGAGGTGAAACTGGAGGAACTGCGCGAGACGCGCGACGGCCTGCAGAACGACATCGGCGGCGTCAAGGGCGAACTGAAGCAGTTGGAGGAACTGCGCGAGGACCGCGCGGAGTTGGCCGAACGCGTCGACGCCCTCGAATCGCTCCACGAGGAGACCGAGGAGTTAGAGGCGATGTACGGCGACCTCCGGGCCGAACTTCGCCGCCGGAACGTCGAGAGCCTCGAACGCATGCTGAACGAGACGTTCGACCTCGTCTACGGCAACGACGCCTACTCGCGCATCCGCCTCGACGGCGAGTACGAACTTACCGTCTTCCAGAAGGACGGCACCGCACTCGACCCCGAACAGTTATCGGGCGGCGAACGCGCCCTGTTCAACCTCTCGCTTCGGTGCGCCATCTACCGACTGCTCGCCGAGGGTATCGAGGGGGCCGCGCCGATGCCGCCTCTCATCCTCGACGAACCGACGGTGTTCCTCGACTCGGGGCACGTCTCGCGCCTCGTGGACCTCGTCGGGGAGATGCGCGGACTGGGCGTCCGCCAGATAATCATCGTCAGCCACGACGACGAACTCGTCGGGGCCGCGGACGAACTCGTCACCGTCGAGAAGAACCCGACGACGAACCGGTCGTCCGTCCGCCACGAGGACGCCGCCGACCTCGCGGCCGCCGCCTCACTCGCCGACGACTGA
- the mre11 gene encoding DNA double-strand break repair protein Mre11, with protein sequence MTRVIHTGDTHIGYQQYHSPERRRDFLDAFEQVVEDAVSEDVDAVVHAGDLFHDRRPELRDLLGTLSALRRLEEADVPFLAIVGNHESTRGGQWLDLFENLGLAERLGREPRVVGDTAFYGLDHVPESRRDDLTYDFEPHDAAHAALVAHGLFTPFAHANWETETVLAESNVAFDAVLLGDNHAPGVEEVRDTWVTYCGSTERASTSEEPGRGYNIVAFDGEVDIRRKSLDTRPFRFVSVELKEGEGVERVREQVRQHDLTDAVVVVEVTGEGEPVTPASIEEFAAERGALIARVTDRRELETESSLDVTFADPDDAVRERVSDLGLSTAARDVDETIRASKTPDSKVREEVRSRVASLMDDGDLSAFESAEPSSDAGEGDGSEAGSETDADDPSEGDETADAVSAEESPPDEVAVETPAAAEDGRAATVGADADADATADTDMSADADAETDTDADPAADGEAGPDAESETERDATEPDAETNGQFTMEDF encoded by the coding sequence ATGACACGGGTGATACACACCGGCGACACCCACATCGGGTACCAGCAGTACCACTCGCCGGAACGCCGCCGCGACTTTCTCGACGCCTTCGAGCAAGTGGTCGAAGACGCCGTCTCGGAGGACGTAGACGCCGTCGTCCACGCGGGCGACCTGTTCCACGACAGGCGGCCGGAACTCCGCGACTTGCTCGGGACGCTCTCCGCTCTCCGCCGCTTAGAGGAGGCGGACGTACCGTTCTTGGCCATCGTCGGCAACCACGAGTCGACGCGGGGCGGCCAGTGGTTGGACCTCTTCGAGAACCTCGGACTCGCGGAACGACTCGGACGCGAACCCCGCGTGGTCGGCGACACCGCCTTCTACGGACTCGACCACGTGCCGGAGTCGCGCCGCGACGACCTGACGTACGACTTCGAACCGCACGACGCCGCCCACGCCGCCCTCGTCGCGCACGGACTGTTCACCCCCTTCGCGCACGCGAACTGGGAGACGGAGACGGTCCTCGCGGAGTCGAACGTCGCGTTCGACGCCGTCTTGCTGGGCGACAACCACGCGCCGGGCGTCGAGGAGGTGCGGGACACGTGGGTCACCTACTGCGGGTCCACGGAACGGGCGAGTACGAGCGAAGAACCCGGACGCGGATACAACATCGTCGCCTTCGACGGCGAGGTGGACATCCGCCGGAAGTCGCTCGACACCCGGCCGTTTCGGTTCGTCTCGGTCGAACTCAAGGAGGGCGAGGGCGTCGAACGCGTCCGCGAACAGGTCCGCCAACACGACTTGACGGACGCCGTCGTCGTCGTCGAGGTGACGGGCGAGGGCGAACCCGTCACACCCGCCTCGATAGAGGAGTTCGCCGCCGAACGCGGCGCGCTAATCGCCCGCGTGACGGACCGGCGCGAACTCGAAACGGAGTCGTCGCTCGACGTCACGTTCGCCGACCCCGACGACGCGGTTCGAGAACGGGTATCGGACCTCGGCCTCTCGACGGCCGCCCGCGACGTAGACGAGACGATTCGCGCGAGCAAGACGCCCGACTCGAAGGTGCGCGAGGAGGTCAGGTCCCGCGTCGCCTCCCTGATGGACGACGGCGACCTGTCGGCGTTCGAGTCGGCCGAACCGTCGTCGGACGCGGGCGAGGGCGACGGTTCGGAGGCGGGTTCCGAGACGGACGCGGACGACCCGAGTGAGGGCGACGAGACGGCGGACGCCGTTTCCGCCGAAGAATCCCCCCCGGACGAGGTGGCCGTCGAAACCCCGGCCGCCGCCGAAGACGGCCGCGCGGCGACGGTCGGTGCGGACGCCGACGCCGACGCGACTGCGGATACCGATATGAGTGCGGACGCCGACGCGGAAACCGACACGGACGCGGACCCGGCCGCGGACGGAGAGGCGGGGCCGGACGCGGAGTCCGAGACGGAACGAGACGCGACGGAACCGGACGCGGAGACGAACGGGCAGTTCACGATGGAGGACTTCTAG
- a CDS encoding beta/alpha barrel domain-containing protein — MTQTPARETTADESGFDAVASDSATADSDPNGEVRDALRELAEGTAPRREAEYEATIADAVACLPCVRDAAAFVAEGNVDALARAVGDARAAGDEAAVERGRRALAVLRRLRSAARTDAESGDADQFRSGHGTVLPGAGQPRDR; from the coding sequence GTGACGCAGACGCCCGCACGCGAGACGACCGCCGACGAGTCCGGTTTCGACGCCGTCGCGTCCGACTCCGCGACGGCCGACTCCGACCCGAACGGGGAGGTTCGAGACGCCCTCCGAGAGTTGGCCGAGGGAACCGCACCTCGACGGGAGGCGGAGTACGAAGCGACCATCGCCGACGCCGTAGCGTGCTTGCCGTGTGTGCGCGACGCCGCGGCGTTCGTCGCCGAGGGGAACGTCGATGCCCTCGCGCGCGCCGTAGGGGACGCCCGCGCCGCGGGCGACGAGGCGGCGGTCGAACGCGGCCGTCGCGCCCTCGCGGTCCTCCGGCGACTCCGGTCTGCGGCCCGAACCGACGCCGAGAGCGGAGACGCCGACCAGTTTCGCTCCGGTCACGGAACGGTTTTACCGGGCGCTGGCCAACCTCGGGACAGATGA